Below is a window of Microthrixaceae bacterium DNA.
CAGGTCGGGGAAGACGGTTCCGGTCCAGTACCGGCCTGAATCGACCCGGTACTGCTGCGCCCAGGTGAAGAGTCGCTCGGCCGTCTGGCGTTCGCCGACGGCCAGGTGGGCCATCATGCACTCACAGGTCTCGGCCACGGTGATCCACGGACGGTCCTTGACACACCGCACGCCGCGCTCATCGTCCACGAACGTGTCGAAGCGTGAAGCCAGGCGCTCGCGGCCCACATCGCCGAGCAGCACCCCGCCCAGCACCGGGTAGTACCAGTCCATGGCCCAGCGGTGCTTGGGGGCGAAGGCGTCGGGCTCGTGGTGGCGGATGGCGTCGGCGAGGCGGGCGGCCGAAAGCTCCCAGTCGGGTCGCTCGTGGCCGAGCAGCCCGGCAAGTGCCACCGCACAGCGCAGGCTGTGGCAGATGCTGGAGGATCCGGTCAGCAGGGCGAAGGGCCACGGGGTGCCATCGGCGTGACGGGCCCACAGGATCTCGCCTCGGGGCTCTTGGAGTTCGAGCACGAAGTCGATGGCCCGTTCGACGGTGGGCCACATCTCCTCGGCGAAGCCGCGGTCTGCGGTGATGAGCCACTGGTGCCATACACCGGCGGCGATGTAGGCGACCATGTTGGCGTCGAGCTTGTCCTGCTCGATGCCGTCCTCCACGTAGTACTGGTGCCAGGCGCCGTCGGGTCGTTGGATGTCCACCAGCCACTCATAGGCCCGTTCGGCCTCAGCGATGCGACCACCGATGGCCAGGGCCATGGCCGCTTCCACGTGGTTCCACGGGTCGGCGTGACCGCCCGGCACCCACGGGATCATGCCTGAGGGGAGCTGCCACTCGGCGATGGCATCGACGGTGGCTTGGACCTGGGCGCCGGTGATGATGCCGTCGACGGTGGGGAGCCTGGTGTCGGACATGGTCAGGCTGCCCCTGCTCGGGCTCGGGAGGGTTCTGTGCCGTTGGGCTTGGTGGCGTACAGCACCAAGCTCTTGCCCAGAACCGGGTTGAGGATCCTCTCGGTCCAGCGGGTCAGCGGAGGGGCCGAGGTGATGTCCCACACCAAGAGCTTGTGGTACGCCTGAACCAGAGGGTGGGTGTCGTTGGTGGGGCCCACTGCGCACTTGAGCCACCAGTACGGCGAATGCAGAGCGTGAGCGTGGTGGGCCTCGCCCGGCTTGAGGCCGGCGTCTCGGAACCGGCGGCGCAGGGTGGCTTCGGTGAAGATGCGGACATGGCCACCTTCCACGAAGGGAGCGTGGTACTCGTGGCTCAATGCCCAACACACCTTCTCGGGCAGCCAGGTCGGGACGGTGACGGCCAGGGTTCCGCCCGGCTTGAGCACCCGGGCCA
It encodes the following:
- a CDS encoding prenyltransferase is translated as MSDTRLPTVDGIITGAQVQATVDAIAEWQLPSGMIPWVPGGHADPWNHVEAAMALAIGGRIAEAERAYEWLVDIQRPDGAWHQYYVEDGIEQDKLDANMVAYIAAGVWHQWLITADRGFAEEMWPTVERAIDFVLELQEPRGEILWARHADGTPWPFALLTGSSSICHSLRCAVALAGLLGHERPDWELSAARLADAIRHHEPDAFAPKHRWAMDWYYPVLGGVLLGDVGRERLASRFDTFVDDERGVRCVKDRPWITVAETCECMMAHLAVGERQTAERLFTWAQQYRVDSGRYWTGTVFPDLSRFPADEQSTYTAAAVVMAADALDGTGPASALFADHDAVLPPLLDIDSPA
- a CDS encoding methyltransferase domain-containing protein encodes the protein MLTVDYARLGLQPGDRVLDMGAGAGRHAFEVFRRGAHIVALDYNLADLKDVTGLFGAMAEAGEVPDGASAATVNGDGTRLPFPDDTFDRIICSEVMEHIPDDAAAARELARVLKPGGTLAVTVPTWLPEKVCWALSHEYHAPFVEGGHVRIFTEATLRRRFRDAGLKPGEAHHAHALHSPYWWLKCAVGPTNDTHPLVQAYHKLLVWDITSAPPLTRWTERILNPVLGKSLVLYATKPNGTEPSRARAGAA